In Natranaerovirga hydrolytica, the sequence ATTGCCATTCTAACTTGTCTTAGGCTGTCTCTGGCATTATCTTTTGACTGATTAATCAATACTTTTGTTTTTTCTTTGTCTTGTTCCATATAATTCTCTGCTAATTCTAACTGCATAATAAGCCCTGTTATGCTATGTCCTAATGTATCATGTAAATCTCTAGCAATTCTATTACGCTCTTTTACAATAGAAAGCTCCTTTGCTTTAATGGTATATTCTTGCAGTTGCTCATGGGTTGTTAATAATTTTTCATATAACTCTTGTGTTTTTTTCTTTTCTTCTACATAGTATTTTGTAAAAGCTGTACTGACAATAATGAGTCCATTAATCAAAAAGAAAAATACACTTTCAATTGTATTTCTTAAATTGAATTCTACGGATAACAAATAGACGTATTTTGTCATAGAAAGCAATAGTGCCAACGTGCTGACAGCTGTACTCTTCTTTAAAGATAACGCATAAGCACCTTCTAGAATAACAAACACATAAAAGAAATGGAAAAAATAATTAACCACAAATTTGGATTGCCATTCCAACAAACTAATAACCCCAAGGCTTAATAATAAAAATAACCCATAATATTTTTCTTTCTTTAATCTATAGACTCTAAAAAGAAACAAACCTAAATGGATTAAAAAAAGCAACACAAGTAGACGGTGTCTATTGATGCTGGCATTTTCTAAATTAAGGGCTAAAATAAACAAAGTGATATTTAAAAAAAATAAACTTACAAAGAAAATATTTTTTTGCTTCACCATTATATCTCCTCGAATAATATATTTATAGTTAGAACTTAATGGGTTACTTTTTAAAAATTCTACTTAAAATCTATTTTTATCATATCACTTTGTTTTTTTATATTCAATTCTTTCTTTATGGGTTACATTCTGGGCAAGGATAATACCCTCGACTTGCTGCCTCTTTTCTATTATCAAAGTGAGCTGTTACCGTATAATCTTTATAAATCTGACAGCCTTCTTTGCCATAGAATGGTACACCTTCTTTTACATAACCAATATACTCTGTTCTTGAAAGTATCTTACTGCCTTGAATGCCATATATGTTAACATACTGGTCGTTAAATATGGGTATCCCTTGCAAAAAAGCCATAATGCCAATATCCTCTAGCAACTGATCCCATTCTTCATCTTTAATAGAGGGCAAATAAAAATCATATAAAAACCCATAGCCTTTTCCATACTCATTGTGCTGATTAATGTAAACATTCAGGCTATCTTCTATGCTTTTAATGATGGTTTCTTTTTTTATTATCTGAAAATTCTCTTTTTGTAATAAGTCACTGTGTTCTTTAATTTCATCATATAGACCTTCTATGATTTCTCCTGTTTCTACATTATGAATTTGAACATAATCGTCTAAAAAAAATTGCAGGACTTGATCCTCTTCATCTCTGTAAGTATAATACCTTTTTGGTAACAATTGATGGTTGGTATAGTGATATCCCTTTTCATCTTCATACCTTTCCATTCCATAGATATAATAACCATCATAATCCATAATGAGAATAACAGGAACATACTTTTTTATCTCTGCCAGTCCATAATGATAATCCGTAGACACACCTGAGATATCATAACCCATTTGAAGATACAAACTATCAAAAAAAGTATTGATAGCATCTGTCGTATCAATATTAACATTGTTATTGTCTTTTGTTCGATCATATGTTGCATATAATAGTAGTGAAGCAGATGCGTCTTGAATAGCGGTTTTTAGATACCGATTATACCGATGTTTCATATGAATTGTTTCATCGTTTATCGTGTCTTTTCTAAACCCTATAAAAAAGAACGGGATAATAATTAAGGTAAAGATTAAGCCATATTTAATTTTCACCATAAACCATACCCCCTGCTCGCACATATATCATTGGATAATCCGTATCTCTAAAAATCAACATAT encodes:
- a CDS encoding sensor histidine kinase; its protein translation is MVKQKNIFFVSLFFLNITLFILALNLENASINRHRLLVLLFLIHLGLFLFRVYRLKKEKYYGLFLLLSLGVISLLEWQSKFVVNYFFHFFYVFVILEGAYALSLKKSTAVSTLALLLSMTKYVYLLSVEFNLRNTIESVFFFLINGLIIVSTAFTKYYVEEKKKTQELYEKLLTTHEQLQEYTIKAKELSIVKERNRIARDLHDTLGHSITGLIMQLELAENYMEQDKEKTKVLINQSKDNARDSLRQVRMAINALKEKEEFGVNSIKSLIKDFIEKTHIHIDFGILGDEKSLSPQIYIVIYRTIQEALTNSIRHGKASRINIKITFSEKNVFLYIEDNGMGCNTIIVGNGLRGMKERVKSVKGELFIRGNSGFRIKVSIPIE